A DNA window from Bdellovibrio sp. BCCA contains the following coding sequences:
- a CDS encoding class I SAM-dependent methyltransferase: MKLKIPYQDKITLGYSLARSAHFAVQQFSLPIFEFLSTGKNKKLSALEPQRIKAAYTELFRLLKKDSENIAKGLYPIEVLKPEKVTEHLRRYPRIIMDGYQISKRREEKNQQDFNGEAQEFLKGLPEYYQRNFHFQTGGYLTKKSADLYEHQVEILFSGAADAMRRLIIPLIKETYPGDGEGLHFLEMAAGTGRLTRFMKLAFPKAKITVLDLSYPYLKKAQDNLHEFDRLDFVQGAAEDLPFQDGKFDLVYSCFLFHELPLEIRRQVVSESFRVLKEGGLAGLVDSVQKEDVKEFEWALEQFPVDFHEPFYKNYTMNPMEGLLTYKGFDKIKKDLGFFAKAVVGQKPFSS; the protein is encoded by the coding sequence ATGAAACTGAAAATTCCCTATCAGGATAAGATCACTCTTGGCTATTCTTTGGCGCGTTCGGCGCACTTTGCAGTCCAGCAGTTTTCTTTGCCGATTTTTGAATTTTTAAGCACTGGAAAAAATAAAAAACTCTCGGCCTTAGAACCGCAAAGAATCAAGGCTGCTTATACAGAGCTTTTCCGTCTTCTTAAAAAAGACAGCGAGAACATTGCTAAAGGTCTTTATCCCATCGAAGTTTTAAAACCCGAAAAAGTAACGGAACATTTAAGGCGCTATCCGCGCATTATTATGGACGGCTATCAAATCTCCAAACGCCGTGAAGAAAAAAATCAGCAAGATTTTAACGGCGAGGCGCAAGAATTTCTCAAAGGACTTCCCGAGTATTACCAACGCAACTTTCATTTTCAAACGGGTGGTTATCTCACGAAAAAATCAGCCGATCTTTATGAGCATCAGGTGGAAATTTTATTCTCAGGCGCTGCCGATGCGATGAGACGTTTGATCATTCCTCTGATTAAAGAAACTTATCCCGGCGACGGGGAGGGTTTGCATTTTCTTGAAATGGCGGCAGGCACAGGACGATTGACACGTTTTATGAAGCTGGCATTTCCGAAGGCCAAGATCACGGTTTTGGATCTCAGTTATCCGTACCTCAAAAAGGCCCAAGACAATTTGCATGAGTTTGATCGCCTGGATTTTGTGCAAGGGGCGGCGGAGGATTTGCCTTTTCAAGACGGTAAGTTTGACCTCGTCTATTCTTGCTTTCTTTTTCATGAACTTCCTTTGGAGATCCGTCGCCAAGTTGTGAGTGAATCTTTCCGCGTTTTGAAAGAAGGCGGCCTTGCGGGGCTTGTTGACTCTGTGCAAAAAGAAGATGTGAAAGAATTTGAGTGGGCCTTAGAGCAATTCCCGGTGGATTTCCACGAGCCTTTTTATAAGAACTACACCATGAATCCGATGGAAGGTCTTCTGACTTACAAGGGATTCGACAAAATTAAGAAGGATCTCGGTTTTTTTGCAAAGGCTGTGGTCGGGCAAAAGCCATTCTCTTCTTGA
- a CDS encoding tRNA threonylcarbamoyladenosine dehydratase has product MEMNPENNLPQPPETEYVLHRRFDRMGRLVGDPTMKKLFNTHVMVIGLGGVGSWAAESLARSGVGKITVIDFDEICITNANRQIHALQGLVGKKKAEIMGERLRKINPQSTVNVIPEFYNEENSEMMLSHNPDYIVDAIDNLTAKAHLLATCRAKGIKVITTGGSAAKMDPLRIKMADLGETYGDPMAASVRKILRQKHNFPESKKFGIPCVFSDEIPKLPEELKYDNGQGFKCVCPTKSSLHGCDNRNVIHGTASFVTGAFGLAMASYVVNQIHAEVKAATAPKETSGEV; this is encoded by the coding sequence ATGGAAATGAACCCAGAAAATAACTTACCTCAACCCCCTGAAACTGAATACGTTTTGCACCGTCGCTTTGATCGTATGGGCCGCCTTGTAGGTGATCCAACGATGAAAAAACTTTTCAACACACACGTGATGGTGATCGGACTTGGTGGAGTGGGTTCTTGGGCGGCTGAATCTTTAGCGCGTTCAGGCGTTGGTAAAATCACCGTGATTGATTTCGATGAAATCTGCATCACAAACGCCAACCGTCAGATCCATGCACTGCAAGGTCTTGTCGGTAAGAAAAAAGCAGAAATCATGGGTGAACGTCTTCGCAAAATCAATCCTCAGTCGACAGTGAACGTGATTCCTGAATTTTATAACGAAGAAAATTCTGAGATGATGTTGTCACACAATCCTGATTACATCGTGGATGCGATTGACAACCTCACAGCGAAAGCTCATTTGCTAGCGACATGCCGTGCAAAAGGCATCAAGGTGATCACGACAGGTGGCTCGGCTGCGAAGATGGACCCGCTTCGTATTAAGATGGCGGATCTGGGTGAAACTTACGGTGATCCGATGGCGGCGTCTGTGCGTAAGATTTTGCGCCAAAAGCACAACTTCCCTGAATCAAAAAAATTCGGAATTCCTTGTGTATTCTCTGACGAGATTCCAAAACTTCCTGAAGAGTTGAAGTATGATAATGGCCAAGGTTTCAAATGCGTGTGCCCAACGAAGAGCAGTCTTCACGGCTGTGACAACCGCAATGTCATTCACGGAACGGCGAGCTTTGTAACAGGTGCGTTTGGTCTTGCGATGGCTTCTTACGTCGTAAATCAAATCCACGCTGAAGTAAAAGCGGCGACGGCTCCTAAAGAAACATCGGGTGAAGTATGA